The genomic stretch AGCTCATTTCCCAAAATAGAACACTAATTCTATCCACATTTTAGACAAATTCCAGCTAATCAACGGTCGGTCAAGGACAAAATAGTTTAGCtcaaataattttattttatatagcATATGTgctatatatataatatatatatactaAATTAATCCCATAATGACATAATTGTTCAAACATTATGACAAGAAAAGACTCAAAATTAAATTAACAAACAAAGTAAAAGCTCATACTACGAATACACATTTCCTTGTAAGGTTCATATGATTTTGTTATAATAGAATTCTTTTTCACGGAATTTTTTTTACGATGTTAGTATAAAataaccacaaaataaattaGTCACTTTGATATAAGTAAAATTAAAGACTTTGTATTAAgaaaaataatatttaatttgacttttttttataatgtttcttctAATACATATCCATATTTAACATAAATGAGTTGACAAAatcgtttattttcataaaatcgtTTTTCAACTATTATACCTTGAATGATAAATTAAAATAAACTGAAGAACATATTTTTAAGTTGCTCTAAATAGTGGTTCGTACAGAAAATGATTATATATGAAACAAGTATCATTATCCAACAAGTTCACCATCCACGAATGATATTATACTGCTTTGTGGGAATTCAAATGACACTAGAACACAAATGTGAATACGATATTTATGTATAAAAATGTAGGATGAATGTCAACTTACTTACTATCAACTTAATATTTTGGTTGGAATTGTCTTCGTTCTCACCAGATACAACCATTGATTGAAACTCAATTACCAATAATTTAAACATCTGTTGAAATGATTTTCTCATATGGCATAAGACTCTAGTATATTACAATAAAATAATGCTAAAAAAACACCCATTAGTTTAATGAAATCTTACCAATGAAAGCAAAAAAAAAGAGTCGGCAATGGAAATTCAAATAAAGGGAAGACACAATGGAGTGGGGGACAAAGAAGAAATGAAAAGCCAAGAATAACTTGCCCATTATATTGCTTAGCTTGATCATAGTGGTAAATCAACACATGCATACAAGAAACAACAAGGTAAATAACAAGGAAAAAGCattaacaagcaagcaaatttgaTAAATGGTGTCCAAAATGTTTGACAAGTCAAGATTAAAAGCTTGACCTCACTTACCaaaaaaaactaaataaaatacaCTTACAATTCCAACTATTCTTTTTATCATACACCAACACCCCTCAATCCTCATAAGCTTTTTTTTTAATGCCAAATGAGGCGCCAGGCCATTACAATAAATGAGAAGGGGAATTTGAACCGATCACTTATTATCACGGTATCTCCGTCTTGACCACTACGCTAAGACCTTTTTCGGTAATTCTCAAAAGACTAATAATCATCCAAAATCTCCATCTGATCACGTTGCTCACTTAATTTGCATTCAATTGCATATATATCATCTTAATTACCTGACTAAGATTATCAAGCAAAAACGAAACCCTACATACATATAGCAGATACCATAAGCCATATAATATAATTCGGACCGTTCATACGTGGATTAAATGCTAATAAAACCTACATCTGAAAAACCCTCCAATGTTTATTGTAGTAAGTAAGCTCAATAATCATGGTGATGGTGAtgttggtggtggtgatggtggtgttgATACATAGACAATGCATTATTGCGTTGGCTGGTATGAGTAGTACTTTCTTCATTCTGATCACCCATCGACGCCCCGAGATTCAAATAAACCATCCTTGAATCTATCCCAAGGTTTCCAACATTGccactactactattactactcgTTGGATTATTCTCCTGATCACCCCCAATGGAACCGTAAATCCCGGCTGAGGCCGGTGGATTATTATTACCTTCCTCCCTTGATATAACCATGGCCGCGGATTGAACCAATTCTAGACATAACCTAAGTTTATTAGGCTCAATGTGGGCTAACCCGGGTACCGCCCCTTTAAACAAAAAGTCCGAGGTCAATGTCCTTAGGATATCCAACGGAGTGATCCCGTCAATGGTTCTAACATTAGGGTCGGCATGGTGGTCCAATAGGACCGCCACCATATCCGGTGACACCATCTCAGCTGCCAAATGTAGGGGCGTCTTCCCTGTGGGACCCGCAGGGTAGTTAACATCGGCAGCACCGAGTTCTAGCAATGCCTTGACTACTTCCCTTGTACAATTCTCCACTGCATAATGTAATGCTAATGCTTCGTCCAAATTAAGGCCTTCACCCATGACCATTAGTTTGACTAATTCCACGTCAGATGAGTCCAATGCCCGTCTCATTCGACGAATTTTATGCTCCTCCTGGTCAAGGGAGGACGGGAGGCTTAGGTCGTGGAggctgtggtggtggtgatgagcgAGCGGGATTAGGGATCTTCGAGATTTAACTCGGAGCTCTTCAATTTTGCCGACAATATCTAAGGGAAGGTGTTTTGCAAGAACTTCGGGTGGTAACCCGGATTTGGCAACTAAGTGAGAACATGTAGTCCAAAGTTGGTGCATTTCTTGTTTCCGTGAGGCCAATAATACCTTCATTACATCTTCAATCGACGCCTTCTCTACCATGCTTGCTAGTTGTTTCTGCATATCATCATTGTTAATTTACATGCATTGTGCAAATTATGCATGATCATATCATCATACTTAGCTAATACATGAAATAATGTGTAGCTAGAACGAACGACGTTCTATGGTAAATGTTAGCTAGATTAACTATTATGTATTAATTGTTCTGTATTGTGACCTGTTAGCATTAAAATTACCTTGTGAGTTGAGACTTTCTTACTATAAAATGAAAATTGCTCATAATTGATATGGAGTAAATGAAATGAGGATTACACACTAGTTCAAAACAAGAGTTTTTGACCTATGAGTAATGATTTTGAGATACGCATAGGCAAATAAGAATCGACAGGGTAAAAAACGTCTTCCTAACATAAGTTAGAATAAGAATACGACGAATACATTTTCAGACGAAAGGAGTTAATTGGGTAAAAATCGTATCACTTTTAATCCATGAAAAATGTAAGTCTTTGGGTGGATGAGGAAATAGAAGTACTATTGCAGAAAAACAAGTGACTACAAACATGCCTATAAGTTGTCATGAATAGATTGAAACTCCAATTAGGGAAAGTGCATCATTAAGCTTTCTTTTATGGGAGTTTGTGTATGTGTGAGTAGATTACCATATTAGTAGACTTCCCATCTCTAAATTAGGAAACTACTTGGATCTCTTCACAGATTCCTCATTTTATTTCAGACAAGACTTTGAT from Silene latifolia isolate original U9 population chromosome 2, ASM4854445v1, whole genome shotgun sequence encodes the following:
- the LOC141641986 gene encoding BTB/POZ domain and ankyrin repeat-containing protein NBCL-like — protein: MEETMRSMSLDYLNLLINGQAFSDVTFNVEGRLVHAHKCILAARSLFFRKFFCDPNHQSGQAPISPRAAQQVIPVNSVGYEVFMLLLQFLYSGQCSVVPQKHEPRPNCGERACWHTHCSSAVDLALDTLSAARSFGVEQLALLTQKQLASMVEKASIEDVMKVLLASRKQEMHQLWTTCSHLVAKSGLPPEVLAKHLPLDIVGKIEELRVKSRRSLIPLAHHHHHSLHDLSLPSSLDQEEHKIRRMRRALDSSDVELVKLMVMGEGLNLDEALALHYAVENCTREVVKALLELGAADVNYPAGPTGKTPLHLAAEMVSPDMVAVLLDHHADPNVRTIDGITPLDILRTLTSDFLFKGAVPGLAHIEPNKLRLCLELVQSAAMVISREEGNNNPPASAGIYGSIGGDQENNPTSSNSSSGNVGNLGIDSRMVYLNLGASMGDQNEESTTHTSQRNNALSMYQHHHHHHQHHHHHDY